The nucleotide window CATTCGGTTTTCTCGGTTACCCCGTGCTGCAGGCGGCGGACATCCTGCTGTACAAGGGCTCCCGGGTTCCGGTTGGTGAGGACCAGGTCCCGCACGTCGAGCTCACGCGGGACATCGCGCGGCGATTCAACAACTACTACGGCGCGATCCTGCCCGAGCCGGAGGCGCTTCTCTCGCCGTCGCCGCGGGTGCCGGGGACCGACGGTCGGAAGATGAGCAAGAGCTACGGGAACGCGATCTCACTCGATGAGGATCCGGCCTCGATCGAGAAGCGTCTCGGTCGAATGACGACGGACCCCAGGCGGGCTCGACTAACGGATCCCGGCGACCCGAAAGACTGTCCCGCCTTCCAGCTCCACCAGATCTACTGCACGCCCGAGGAGATCAAGACTGTCACCGAGGGCTGCAAGACCGCAGGCATCGGTTGTCTCGACTGCAAGAAGGTCATGATCAAGCACGTCCTGGCGGAGTTGGAGCCCTTCCGCGAGAGGCGGGCCGAGTTCGCGGCGAAGCCGGAGCGCGTGCGTGAGATCGTCGCGGCGGGGACCGAGAAG belongs to Candidatus Binatia bacterium and includes:
- the trpS gene encoding tryptophan--tRNA ligase translates to MSTNKADGIVVSGMRPTGKLHLGHLLGTLRNWESLQDRFECYFFVADWHVLTTDYEKPEHISDFSIEMVTDWLAAGIDPERCVIFRQSAIHEHAELALLFGMFTPVSWLERNPTYKEQRSQMEGRDLSTFGFLGYPVLQAADILLYKGSRVPVGEDQVPHVELTRDIARRFNNYYGAILPEPEALLSPSPRVPGTDGRKMSKSYGNAISLDEDPASIEKRLGRMTTDPRRARLTDPGDPKDCPAFQLHQIYCTPEEIKTVTEGCKTAGIGCLDCKKVMIKHVLAELEPFRERRAEFAAKPERVREIVAAGTEKAKRVAQETMREVRAAVGI